The Amaranthus tricolor cultivar Red isolate AtriRed21 chromosome 2, ASM2621246v1, whole genome shotgun sequence genome contains the following window.
ACTCGTAGAGACTCCTTTATCTCTGGTTCTTGGGATGATACCATCAAGCTTTGGACGATTGATCGGCCCACAAGTGTAAGAACCTTTAAGGAGCACGCTTATTGCGTTTACTCCACCGCATGGAATCCCCGTCACGCCGATGTTTTCGCTTCGGCTTCTGGGGATTGCACGGTCCGTGTTTGGGATGTGCGTGAACCCGGGTCGACTATGATTATTCCTGGGCATGAGCATGAAATATTATCTTGTGATTGGAACAAGTATGATGAGTGTTTGCTTGTTACCGGCTCGGTTGATAAAACGGTTCGAGTTTGGGATGTGAGGAGTTATCGGACTCCGATTGCCGTTCTTGCTGGACATGGATATGCCGTGCGGAAGGTTAAATGTTCACCGCATAATAGGAATATGGTTATGAGTTGCTCTTATGATATGACTGTTTGTATGTGGGATTTTATGGTGGAAGATGCTTTGATTGGTAAGTATGATCATCATAGTGAATTTGCAGTTGGGATTGATATGAGTGTTCTTGTTGAGGGATTATTGGCAAGTACTGGTTGGGATGAAATGGTTTATGTTTGGCAACATGGGACTGATCCTAGAGCTAGTTAGCAAAATTTTCTACCTTCAATTTCTGGGTTTGAGGTATGTTGTAATTTAGATGTTTGAGTtattgaattcattataatagaATGTTGATATATCCAATAAACGTATCCTGCACTACCTTTAATGTAATTGGTATAAGCTGAGTATGGTCTCACCCCTCCTACATTTGGTTGTCATGATATGCGAGTAATGTACTTTTTGGTTGTTTGGGAAATGACAGCTTAATACTACTATATTGCTCATTATGATTTACAGTTGTTGCTATATACTTGAAGAATTATGTTTCACTTGGTGAGAATAAAGAGCTTCTTGACTAGTTTGACCTTTGATAATAGTGTGATTGGTGGGGagttcttaaaaataaaagaatttgaagaaaaaGAGATTTGAAGATTATTATCAATATATAAGCGagataaagataaaatattagAGAAATTCTAGGAATATATAATACATTAGAAAAAGAACAGTTGAAATAGAAAGGTTAAGAGACATAGAACTGATATGAGTAATTTGAAGGGAGAACCATCACCAATAATGAGCTCTTCATTACCAGTGTATGGATCATGAAGAGAAAGAGCGGTAAGATCATTAGTCACATGGTGAGAAGCTCCCCTGTCTGATAACCAAGAAAAATCTATGGTTGGGGAAGTAGCCATGGTAATGGTATCAGCTTTACAATAATGCTGATGTATCCAGTTAACTTATGTGCTACACTACTTTTATGCATTCGTGATTCACACCTCTTTAGATTGTCCATTTGTTCTCTTCAATAATGCCCTGTATATGGATTGCTATGATATTTAAGAAATGCACTTCTTGATTGTTTCACAAATGATCGCTTAGTACTACCGTGAAAGTTAATCAAAACTGAGTAATATATTGCTGATTATGATGAACAATTGCTGTTTTAAATCTGGAAGACTTTGTTTGAGTATAGTTTTGTAATTCTACATCCTTACTTTCCTTGCCTTCTCACAAGTTATCACGTTGTTAGAAACAAGGGTCAAGAAACTTGGATATAGCACATTTCTCACATGAGAATACTGGTATTTCATTTATGCCCCTCTTGGGACATAGGTCAAATATTTTATTGCTAGAACAGGACTTGATAGAATTTCAAATGGAAGTAAAAGAACCATGGCACGCAATTGATGTATGATAATTTTGTATTGAAATAGGCCAAGTTtctaagagaaaaaaaaaataaagagcaTTTCAACTCTTTCATAGTTTAGCTTTCTACTTATCATAAATACCCCATTGTAAAGGTTAGTATGATGGAGCATTTCTCTTGCCATGAAAATTTGTCTTGGTAGCTTATatgttttgatgtttttttgttCCAGCATCTTCatgtttcttgatttttatgGAAGATGTTAGGATATCGAATTGATAGTGtttaataaggtaatgaaagaAAATCAGAGTGTTCTTAGTAATATGCAACTTAATCACTAAGTTTTCATGAATAACAACGATTGATATTTTAGTTTAAAACGATTGTTATAATTTAGAGATAATGTAAAAACATAAAGATCTTAGATACATGAGAATAGTTGACGTAAAGAAGCATATAGAGAATCAAGGCGGTTCTTTCATATTTAAGCTAAAGATAAGAACTTCTCTTAACAATAATATCGattattgttaaattatttaTGAACTTCCTCTTAACAATGACGTAAAATAGTTTTACAGTTTCTCTCATTATGACATTTTTGTAGACATAAAAAAGTAATTGTTATTAAACTTAGTTCTGGTCAGTGTGTGGCGTGGTGTTGGCTTGCCTGCCCTTTTTTTTATACTTGCCTGGTGGTGTACTGGGTTTTTGGCTTGGTGGCTTGTCGTTTGGCCTGGGCCTTCTGGCTGTGTGTCCGCTGACCCTTTTGGCCGTAGGCTTTGAGTCTGCTGTGCTATGGGACTGGGTTGTTTTCTGTTGTTGCGTGCTGTTTGGCCTTTGTAGTGGCATCTGCTGCTGAGTCTACTGGTGCGCCTGGTCCTGCTGAGGCCTGTTTCTCCTGGGCTAAGCTCTAATCCTGTGGCTGATTGTGTTGGGCCTGCCGCTAATTTGTGGGTGTGGCCGTGGTGCTGGGCTCTTGTGTTTTTTGGCCTGTTTTGATGCTACATGGTTGGTTCAGTGGTGTTGGACTGGGTGGGGTGTCTGTCCATAGCCTTGGCCTGCTGGCTAGGCGTCTATCTTGGGTCTTGTTGCTGGTTTCAGGTGTCGATTGGGTTAAGGGCTGATGTAGTTCTCCTAGTGCTGGGTGGCCTCAATAAACATGTGAACCCTTTTAACAAGATATGTCATCCTTTTCATGAGATATGTACTCCTTAGCCCGTATGTATTGTTTGAATCAACTTAGTTGTTTTGGACTTGTCTTTCTAAATACTTCTATTGCACTACTAGAATGATTTTGTAGCAATGACATCACGTTTATAGTAAGACTTTACTCCTGATTTATTGGGTATAGTGTGATTTTTACTTGCGAGGTAGACAGTGGTGGATCTCGGGTTCAAACCCCCTGGGGGCACGAACATATGTATGAAATTTTGCGGAAATTTTAGCAGAATTTCGTATATATAAAATGAACAATCAAAATTTTTTCTATTCCTCAAAATGACCTGTACAAGCAAAATTCTAAAGCTTATGATAAAACAAAGCCTAACAAAATGAAATACATAGTCCAACAAAATGAAACATAAAGTAACAAAATGATAAATCTACTACAATTGTTCTCGTGTAGTTTTCATATTTTGGAATTGCTGTATAATAGCATTAATACTAACATCCGCAAATAAATTCTTCTCTGAAAGTAACTAAGATATCATTCAACAATTGTTTTCCCATACTATTCGCACTCTACTTTTAATGTGATTCGTGTCGGAAAATGTTTTTGCTGCTGAAAAACATTTAGATGTTTACTTGTTGCTGAAATTAGTCTTGCTTTTTCTCGTGTTTCAGCAGCAAGAACATCCCGAGAGATTGAAGCATTATGTGTTAGGATGAATTTAAGTATACATATTAAATACGATTAGGACTAATATGGAGATAGAAAGAAGTGTATCTTTATCCCCTTTTTAATCTTGAGGTTAAGTCTATTCAAACTCTATAAATTCTATTTAGCAGAAATCAACAAGTAGAACTGAGACATAACCCAAGGACATACTATTATAAGAAattatattatgaattaattatattttctaattatCATCTTACTAAGATTTGATAATGTTAAATTAGTAATTTAATGGTTTAGGAACAAAAACTAAAAGATTGGCaatttttctttccttcttACAAaagacacaaattcttgtgagagacgatctctttAAGAGGCCGactcataaaagaaaatgtagagTAAGTTACTCGGTGGGCActaaggatattgtaagtaacCCTTTAAGATGTTAGAAGTATTGTGttatatattgtaagtaggcattaaggatacagtaagtaGTCTTTTAAGCATGGTGTAAGTATGCGTTAAAGATACTGCAAGTAGACATTAAAGGATAATgtaataagtaggcattaaaagaTAATgtaataagtaggcattaaggatatggtaagtaggcattaaggatacgataagtaggcattaacgatgatgtaagtaggcattaagaatattgtaagcaGGAATTAATtatacggtaagtaggcatttaggatgatgtaagtaggcattaatctttaattggTTGGGCCTGAGAGACGTACCATAAACAAAAAATtctaataaatactaaatgacctTATTTAATCTCTTAACTTTGAGGATAGAAATGGTGAAGGGTGAGCATGGATAAATCTCCTTAAACCCCCTAAGATCTAATCACTTTCGTGCAAGTTTCACTCAACCAAGTATCAACTTCAAATTCTTCTCCCTCCCTTGTGAAGACACCATTTCTAGCAGGTAAGGAAGTCGTCtttcttccttctttttctcTTAATCCTTCttattaaaattcatatatGTTCCTTCTTGTTTGTAGGAGATATAagaattgttcttttgttgaaGCTTCTTGTTCCAAAATACATGTTTTATCATCTTTGAACTAAATATGTTTTAAGTGCTATTGTATTTATGATTTGAACTAATGCACCTTGATTTCCTTACTTCTtactataatatatgtatataataaaacTTCagaatatatatgtttattatcTTGCCTTATAAAACCTATAAATCATCATCTTGAAGTTTTTTTATGAAACATATGTTATGCATTTTGTACATGAACAGTCTTGTTTTACTTTACATACTAGAAGATGTATCTTATGATTTTAAAAACATTActttatttatgaaattttttttagtacattTGTACTTCGTGCATTGCAtaagtttttatactaattCTATATAGTTTACTTGTATAGGTGCCCGcacaatgtatatatataataatatttcgatttatataattaaactgaaaagttaaaaattacactaatatttaatactccctcctatgcaGCTTAAGAGtcacatttgacttttcacggattttaaggagagttaaaatgggaccctaagggtagaaatgagagtggtattatgggtttttaatgtaagaattAAGGAATTAATGATTTCCACCAACTTCAACCATTTTTCTAGCCCAATTTAAAAGATATTTTGGCACcaaaagtttgatttttttttttcagttcaaGATCAAAATTACATCGATCGTCTAATTAAgtccaaaattaaataattaagtcctacatttacaataatttttggaaattacataaattGAATTTGAGtattaaagaaaatcaaatacaTCAGTTACGGTATCTTAGATAGCATTCTCAATTCTTCAACAACTTCGGTGTAGTTGCAGTCGTTACTGATCATGTAAGTGCGGATTTTTTTGCgatcattgacttcagatttccaaattataaaaaatgacgCATTAACAATTTCTTAAATAGCCACCAAATtgtaaacaaccaaattttcaaattgaaaaaattcatCACATTgaccaaatttattttaaacccCAAATTAAAATGTCCAATAGTAAGAAAATCAGATTCTGCTGCCAATGCAAGAAAACCAAATTAATGTCTGGCGtcatttattcaataaaaatttcaaaGCACACAGCAAAATGAAAACGGGAGTGGCAAAAATTTCCATAAATGGGTATAGGCGCCAAAAATGAAatgtaaaacaataaaaattatcaatCATTACATGAAAAAACAGAAACAGTAAATAAGCCAAACAAAAGTCATTTATTACACAACCATCTAAAAAAAATGGCTCATTCAAAAAACTTATGTATTCAACAAAGAACACAAATAATGCAGAAGTTGTTGTCTGCATTAAATAAGAAGGGCAAACTAGTGCTAGGCACAATCAATGCACTTGCGGGCTGCGGCTGAGTTTCAAGTGTGTTGGAAAACAATCACATGTTTGTGGAATGAAGTGAAGAAGCAGATCACGAATAACAACACAGTGATTAACCTCAACAGCAAGAGAGTGGGCAGAGATGCggcaaacaaaatcaaattcgaTGAAGAAAAGTTTAAGGCCATTAAATATGAACTCAAGTTTACTCAGCATTCAGTAGCAAAGCAGATGGAGGTGTCACAAACAACGGTGTGTTGGTGGAAGAAGAACAAAGTCATAAGAAagcacacaaacgcaatcaaaccgactttgaatgaaaacaacaagCTACACAGGTTAAGCTTTGCATTATCTAAATGTGaatatgatgaacaaaatgatgcaTTCAAGTTTAAGACATATACTAATGTTGTTCACATAGTTGAAAAACATTTCTATCTAACCCGAGAGACACAAACTTATTATTACCTAGCTCCGGgtgaagtagaaccacataGAGAGTGTCAATCTAAGAGGTTTATTCCCAAATCATATTCATGTGTGTTGTCACGAAGCCAATATTTACAACTAATGGTGATGTCTTTTTGATGGTAAGATAGGAATATGTCCATTTATTACACAGGAGCCAGCAAAAAGAACCTCGAAGAACAGGAAGAGGGGAGGGTTGCAAACAAAGCCAATACAGTCAATTACGAAATAGCTCATTAGAGCAATGCTTATAACTAATGTGTTATCATATGGATAATGTGAACCCACATATAGCACATAATGACAGAGAATTTTTGGAGGAGGCTATGAAAGATGGATTTTATATACAGTTAGTGCAACAACCTCTGAATTCCACTGACATGAATGTACTAGATCTAAGtttttttagatcaattcaagctttgcaATATCAAAAAGCTGCTTACAATGTACACAATTAGTTAGGGCTGTGAATATTGCATTTCAGAATCTAAGTCCATGATGTTTAAGGTTTGTATTCATCACTTTACAAGCTTGTATGATAGAGGTCATGAAAAGGCAAGGGGGATTTGACTATCACAttcctcacatgaacaaaacaaaggcaGTAAGGGAAGAGATTTTACCAGATTACCTAAGTATTGAAAAACTATTGGTTGTTGATTCACTTcaacatttattcacaaagctaaGTATAGATAAAATGAATCAGCTTGTGGAACTAATTGGCTATGCAGGGGGGATTGATCAAGGGACTATGCAAGTCAATGGCAATGTTGACATTAGAATGTACAATTATCAGAAAACAGCAACAACCAATTTCAACCATAGCTTCATTAATTTTGGGAGCAACAAAGCAAATGAATAACAACACAACTTCATTATTTCAACAAGAGTAACAGAAACCAGCATATGAACAACAAAACAGCAACCAACGCATATTTTTGGGACACACAGTAAAGCAACAACAACACAGAATAGCAGCCAACACAACGTTAACCAACACAGCAACATGTTTCAAATGTAAATTCCTTTTGACTTTGGACATATTTTTAGAATCTTTAACATGGGATGTTTCAGatgcaaacaacaaaaattttatgttgttttcaatgaaacatttgtattcaaatattcattaatgaaaaaattagttGTTTCAGTACTCTCAGGtaaacttattatttttttgaaatcattgagTGGAAAATGGAACATCTTTGTGCTTAAAACGTTGGAAAACATTCCAACCTCCATTTGATCGATTTATGGTGGCAAAAAATTGCTCTCACTTACAGATCACAGAGCAATGAAATAAAATGCatacaaaaacgtttaaattaaaaatcatcatcagcCAATATCAACAAGCACCAACACGAACAGAAACTCACTTGAGAAAGAACCAAGCTTATCAAgccaatcttcttcttcacaattagtattcgaaaaaacagcatcaatggaagaatattcacgatcaggatacatatcaggctcaggtgtgtaaatgggttcaccttCAGAGTCAAGTTCTCTTCCCCACTTAGGATCAGTCTCAACAAAAGTTGAGTCATCATAGTAATCAAAAGACTCTTCCTCAAACGATTTCAGTCCAGATCTAGGGTTTCCATCATCGAACCCCATAAATTCAATCTTAGAAGGCGATTTGTAAGAGGATTTGGGGATTCTCAGAAGTAAAGAAGTAGGcgagttagggtttttcatgGTGAGTTAATTGTCGAGTTAGGGTTCTTCAGGGGTGAGTTTAATGGCAGTTGAGGGTTCTTCAGGGGGGATTTAAAAGGCGAACTAGAGTTTGCCATGAGAAGAACagaaaagaaattaaagaagaGGGAGAAAACACAACCCAGATCTAGGGTTATCAGAGAAGAAcacgaaagaaattaaggaagatGGTGAAGCATCAACCCATAACTAGGGTTCTTAAAGGGTAGAATACGAAAACAGCAAGAGGAATAGGGATgggtagggttttagggttaaaAAGGGAGGGAATGTTTAATGGGTGGGTATGTTAATTAGGTTTTAGAtatgttgattaattaaaatggaggaaaattagtatgggtaatggagggtataattgaaaataggataaagctactaatagcataaaagtcaaaaactcataccaaaaaagaaatgggacaattaacgtgacttgaccataaaaggaaatgaggCACATAaattgaataggagggagtattacattgtaaatgaaataaaaaataaactttatcaTATAGTCATTTACGAAGAAGTTATATTATCAAAAAGCAATATAGTAACGTCTAAATCATTTGTTTTTGAATGCTTATATTAGAAGATTTTAACAATATAAGTTTATATTTCTAATGCATGCACAAAAATCTTTTTTTC
Protein-coding sequences here:
- the LOC130802985 gene encoding peroxisome biogenesis protein 7; its protein translation is MPVFKTPFNGYSVKFSPFYEHRLAVATSQNFGILGNGRLHILDLSPTPSPSPISELTFFDTADGIYDISWSESHDNLIVAAIADGSLKLYDLSLPPPQNPSRSLSEHTREVHSVDWNPTRRDSFISGSWDDTIKLWTIDRPTSVRTFKEHAYCVYSTAWNPRHADVFASASGDCTVRVWDVREPGSTMIIPGHEHEILSCDWNKYDECLLVTGSVDKTVRVWDVRSYRTPIAVLAGHGYAVRKVKCSPHNRNMVMSCSYDMTVCMWDFMVEDALIGKYDHHSEFAVGIDMSVLVEGLLASTGWDEMVYVWQHGTDPRAS